A region of Toxorhynchites rutilus septentrionalis strain SRP chromosome 1, ASM2978413v1, whole genome shotgun sequence DNA encodes the following proteins:
- the LOC129775031 gene encoding inorganic pyrophosphatase isoform X2 yields MTGVKKYQIVERGAPNSTDYRVFFKTIDGQSVSPLHDIPLYANNAKTVLNMVVEVPRWTNAKMEISLGEGLNPIKQDVKKGKLRFVANCFPHHGYIWNYGAFPQTWENPDHLDPNTGCKGDNDPIDVLEIGSRIAKRGDVLQVKILGTVALIDEGETDWKILSINVNDPLANQVNDVNDVEKVFPGLLKATIEWFKIYKIPDGKPENQFAFNGEAKDAAFATKVVEETHRFWQTLINKEVDDTGIACINTTVEGSPYLVAPDAAEEILAKSSNGGESEPQSEAIDKWHYITLK; encoded by the exons ATGACCGGAGTCAAGAAGTATCAAATTGTCGAGCGCGGCGCACCAAATTCCACCGATTACCGAGTGTTTTTCA AAACCATTGATGGCCAATCCGTCTCGCCACTCCATGACATTCCACTTTACGCGAACAATGCGAAGACGGTACTCAACATGGTTGTGGAAGTTCCACGTTGGACCAACGCTAAAATGGAGATAAGCCTCGGCGAAGGACTCAATCCGATCAAGCAGGATGTTAAGAAGGGAAAGTTACGATTCGTTGCCAACTGTTTCCCCCATCATGGTTACATCTGGAATTATGGTGCATTCCCTCAGACGTGGGAAAATCCGGACCATCTGGATCCAAACACCGGTTGCAAGGGTGACAACGATCCAATCGATGTGCTCGAAATCGGTTCTCGCATTGCGAAACGAGGCGATGTTTTGCAGGTAAAGATCCTTGGCACCGTCGCGCTGATCGATGAGGGTGAAACCGACTGGAAGATTCTCTCTATTAATGTAAACGATCCATTggctaatcaagtaaatgatgTTAACGACGTGGAGAAGGTGTTCCCGGGGCTGTTGAAGGCTACCATTGAATGGTTCAAAATCTACAAAATACCCGATGGAAAGCCGGAGAACCAATTTGCCTTTAACGGAGAAGCGAAGGACGCCGCGTTCGCGACCAAGGTTGTTGAGGAGACACACAGATTCTGGCAAACGTTGATCAATAAGGAAGTAGACGATACGGGCATCGCTTG TATCAACACTACGGTTGAGGGATCTCCTTATCTCGTGGCACCGGATGCTGCTGAAGAGATTCTCGCTAAGAGTTCTAATGGTGGTGAATCGGAACCCCAGAGCGAAGCAA
- the LOC129775031 gene encoding inorganic pyrophosphatase isoform X1, whose translation MLSSCVGRRTAVLLTRCFHQHRSVTVEPVAARFSCIFVTAAQAPWFRFVHNSTGSNRNYEQSKTTGPTCSRMTGVKKYQIVERGAPNSTDYRVFFKTIDGQSVSPLHDIPLYANNAKTVLNMVVEVPRWTNAKMEISLGEGLNPIKQDVKKGKLRFVANCFPHHGYIWNYGAFPQTWENPDHLDPNTGCKGDNDPIDVLEIGSRIAKRGDVLQVKILGTVALIDEGETDWKILSINVNDPLANQVNDVNDVEKVFPGLLKATIEWFKIYKIPDGKPENQFAFNGEAKDAAFATKVVEETHRFWQTLINKEVDDTGIACINTTVEGSPYLVAPDAAEEILAKSSNGGESEPQSEAIDKWHFREENSYSKL comes from the exons ATGCTCTCGTCGTGTGTTGGCCGTCGGACGGCAGTCCTTTTGACGCGTTGTTTTCATCAACATCGGTCTGTTACGGTTGAGCCAGTGGCAGCACGTTTCTCTTGCATCTTTGTCACCGCAGCGCAAGCACCGTGGTTTAGATTCGTACATAACAGTACTGGAAGCAACCGTAACTACGAACAGTCTAAAACGACGGGACCTACGTGTAGCAGGATGACCGGAGTCAAGAAGTATCAAATTGTCGAGCGCGGCGCACCAAATTCCACCGATTACCGAGTGTTTTTCA AAACCATTGATGGCCAATCCGTCTCGCCACTCCATGACATTCCACTTTACGCGAACAATGCGAAGACGGTACTCAACATGGTTGTGGAAGTTCCACGTTGGACCAACGCTAAAATGGAGATAAGCCTCGGCGAAGGACTCAATCCGATCAAGCAGGATGTTAAGAAGGGAAAGTTACGATTCGTTGCCAACTGTTTCCCCCATCATGGTTACATCTGGAATTATGGTGCATTCCCTCAGACGTGGGAAAATCCGGACCATCTGGATCCAAACACCGGTTGCAAGGGTGACAACGATCCAATCGATGTGCTCGAAATCGGTTCTCGCATTGCGAAACGAGGCGATGTTTTGCAGGTAAAGATCCTTGGCACCGTCGCGCTGATCGATGAGGGTGAAACCGACTGGAAGATTCTCTCTATTAATGTAAACGATCCATTggctaatcaagtaaatgatgTTAACGACGTGGAGAAGGTGTTCCCGGGGCTGTTGAAGGCTACCATTGAATGGTTCAAAATCTACAAAATACCCGATGGAAAGCCGGAGAACCAATTTGCCTTTAACGGAGAAGCGAAGGACGCCGCGTTCGCGACCAAGGTTGTTGAGGAGACACACAGATTCTGGCAAACGTTGATCAATAAGGAAGTAGACGATACGGGCATCGCTTG TATCAACACTACGGTTGAGGGATCTCCTTATCTCGTGGCACCGGATGCTGCTGAAGAGATTCTCGCTAAGAGTTCTAATGGTGGTGAATCGGAACCCCAGAGCGAAGCAA